In the genome of Quercus robur chromosome 3, dhQueRobu3.1, whole genome shotgun sequence, one region contains:
- the LOC126717359 gene encoding protein NDL2-like isoform X2: MAESSDSVSIDVDMVPLGEKEYVVKTSKGSISVFVCGDQEKPALITYPDVALNYMSCFRGLFFCPDAASLLLHNFCIYHIDAPGHEVGADVISSDAPLLSVDDLADQVAEVLDFFGLKEVLCLGVTAGAYILTLFAMKYTQRVVGLILVSPICKAPSWSEWLYIKVLLNLLYFYGMCGVLKECLLQRYFSKELRCGLHDAESDIIHVFKRLLDERQSLNVMRFLQAINERHDLTEGLKKLKCKTLIFVGESSEFHAESVYMSAKMGKKNCALVEIYSLIQWLQVRHLSQVLLFLLPANGRMMSS; encoded by the exons ATGGCCGAGTCAAGTGACTCGGTTTCCATTGACGTTGATATGGTACCTTTAGGAGAGAAG GAATATGTGGTGAAGACAAGCAAAGGCTCAATCtctgtgtttgtgtgtggggATCAAGAAAAGCCTGCTTTGATAACATACCCAGATGTTGCTCTCAATT ACATGTCTTGCTTCCGAGGCCTCTTCTTTTGCCCGGATGCAGCTTCTTTGTTGCTTCATAACTTCTGCATTTACCACATTGATGCCCCAGGCCATGAG GTGGGAGCTGATGTAATTTCTTCAGATGCTCCATTGCTCAGTGTGGACGACCTTGCAGATCAGGTGGCCGAAGTGCTTGATTTCTTCGG GCTGAAAGAGGTTTTGTGCTTAGGCGTAACAGCTGGTGCTTACATCCTTACCCTTTTTGCA ATGAAATATACACAGCGGGTGGTTGGGCTAATTCTTGTGTCCCCTATTTGTAAAGCACCCTCATGGAGTGAATGGCTCTACATAAAG GTATTATTGAACTTGCTATACTTTTATGGTATGTGTGGTGTATTGAAGGAATGCCTCCTACAGCGTTACTTTAGTAAG GAACTTAGGTGTGGCTTGCATGATGCAGAATCAGACATAATACACGTTTTCAAAAGG TTACTGGATGAAAGACAAAGTTTGAATGTCATGCGTTTCCTTCAAGCAATTAATGA GAGGCATGACCTTACAGAGGGCTTGAAGAAGTTGAAGTGTAAGACACTTATTTTTGTAGGTGAAAGTAGTGAATTCCACGCAGAATCTGTGTATATGAGTGCCAAAATGGGCAAGAAAAATTGCGCTCTTGTTGAG ATCTATTCCTTGATTCAATGGCTTCAAGTTCGTCATCTTTCCCAAGTTCTTCTATTTCTTCTACCAGCCAATGGACGTATGATGTCTTCTTGA
- the LOC126717360 gene encoding 60S ribosomal protein L7-1-like encodes MAEEEAPLAYIPEVILKKRKSNEDWALKRKAQYEDRQSALKKKAKQEFIRMPEDFIKQYRTRELDLIKLKQRTKRNRPNLTVTDTKLLFVLRINGKKEMHPRTRKLLYNMRLRKVFNGVFVIANKFIVEKLEKVEPYVTYGYPNLKNVRELIYKKGLLKIDKQRVPLTDNNIIEQALGKYDIICIEDIVHEIATVGPHFKEVTSSLWPFSLNKPEGGLQGTKIVYKRGGDAGNREDHINELISKMN; translated from the exons aTGGCGGAAGAGGAGGCACCGTTGGCGTACATACCTGAGGTTATACTGAAGAAAAGGAAGAGCAATGAAGACTGGGCATTGAAGAGGAAAGCTCAGTATGAGGACAGACAGTCTGCTCTCAAGAAGAAAGCCAAACAAGAATTCATCAGAATGCCTGAAGATTTCATCAAACAATACCGCACCAGG gaACTAGACCTCATAAAATTGAAACAGAGGACAAAGAGGAATAGACCAAATTTGACAGTGACCGATACCAAATTGCTTTTTGTCCTTCGCATAAATGG AAAGAAGGAAATGCATCCAAGAACTAGGAAGCTCTTATACAACATGAGATTGAGGAAAGTCTTCAACGGTGTCTTTGTTATAGCAAATAAATTTATAGTTGAAAAGCTGGAAAAAGTGGAGCCTTATGTTACCTACGG ATATCCTAATCTGAAGAATGTGAGGGAGCTGATTTACAAGAAGGGTCTTTTAAAAATAGACAAGCAGCGAGTCCCTCTGACTGACAATAACATTATTGAACAG GCATTGGGAAAGTACGACATTATATGCATAGAAGATATTGTGCATGAGATTGCTACTGTTGGTCCACATTTTAAGGAGGTTACAAGTTCCTTATGGCCCTTTTCACTTAACAAGCCAGAAGGAGGATTGcaaggaacaaaaatagtataCAAGCGAGGGGGAGATGCTGGTAATCGTGAGGATCACATCAATGAACTGATCAGTAAGATGAATTAG
- the LOC126717359 gene encoding protein NDL1-like isoform X1, which produces MAESSDSVSIDVDMVPLGEKEYVVKTSKGSISVFVCGDQEKPALITYPDVALNYMSCFRGLFFCPDAASLLLHNFCIYHIDAPGHEVGADVISSDAPLLSVDDLADQVAEVLDFFGLKEVLCLGVTAGAYILTLFAMKYTQRVVGLILVSPICKAPSWSEWLYIKVLLNLLYFYGMCGVLKECLLQRYFSKELRCGLHDAESDIIHVFKRLLDERQSLNVMRFLQAINERHDLTEGLKKLKCKTLIFVGESSEFHAESVYMSAKMGKKNCALVEVQACGSLVTEEHPYAMLIPIEIFLMEFGYYRKRHFTSSSSNGSNPTSPSSHSCIAPELLSPEGLGIKLKPIKTRVDIEI; this is translated from the exons ATGGCCGAGTCAAGTGACTCGGTTTCCATTGACGTTGATATGGTACCTTTAGGAGAGAAG GAATATGTGGTGAAGACAAGCAAAGGCTCAATCtctgtgtttgtgtgtggggATCAAGAAAAGCCTGCTTTGATAACATACCCAGATGTTGCTCTCAATT ACATGTCTTGCTTCCGAGGCCTCTTCTTTTGCCCGGATGCAGCTTCTTTGTTGCTTCATAACTTCTGCATTTACCACATTGATGCCCCAGGCCATGAG GTGGGAGCTGATGTAATTTCTTCAGATGCTCCATTGCTCAGTGTGGACGACCTTGCAGATCAGGTGGCCGAAGTGCTTGATTTCTTCGG GCTGAAAGAGGTTTTGTGCTTAGGCGTAACAGCTGGTGCTTACATCCTTACCCTTTTTGCA ATGAAATATACACAGCGGGTGGTTGGGCTAATTCTTGTGTCCCCTATTTGTAAAGCACCCTCATGGAGTGAATGGCTCTACATAAAG GTATTATTGAACTTGCTATACTTTTATGGTATGTGTGGTGTATTGAAGGAATGCCTCCTACAGCGTTACTTTAGTAAG GAACTTAGGTGTGGCTTGCATGATGCAGAATCAGACATAATACACGTTTTCAAAAGG TTACTGGATGAAAGACAAAGTTTGAATGTCATGCGTTTCCTTCAAGCAATTAATGA GAGGCATGACCTTACAGAGGGCTTGAAGAAGTTGAAGTGTAAGACACTTATTTTTGTAGGTGAAAGTAGTGAATTCCACGCAGAATCTGTGTATATGAGTGCCAAAATGGGCAAGAAAAATTGCGCTCTTGTTGAG GTTCAAGCTTGTGGCTCACTGGTGACAGAAGAGCACCCGTATGCTATGCTAATTCctattgaaattttcttaatGGAGTTTGGTTACTACAGAAAACGACATTTTACTTCTTCATCAAGTAATGGCTCAAACCCAACCAGCCCTTCAAGCCATTCATGCATAGCACCAGAACTTCTTTCTCCAGAGGGTTTAGGCATCAAGCTGAAGCCCATCAAAACCCGCGTAGATATTGAAATTTGA